A window of Ipomoea triloba cultivar NCNSP0323 chromosome 2, ASM357664v1 contains these coding sequences:
- the LOC116006387 gene encoding putative cytochrome c oxidase subunit 5b-like, whose product MWRRLSIQLLRSTPKSGRFGSAAAASSSSSTYSSAAVLRPSVALPSRHFSAESETVVSKKRVEDVMPIATGHEREELEAELQGKKILDIDFPEGPFGTKEAPAVVKSYYDKRIVGCPGGEGEDEHDVVWFWLEKGKPHECPVCSQYFVLEVVGPGGPPDGHGDDEDGHHH is encoded by the exons ATGTGGAGAAGACTTTCTATCCAGCTTCTTCGATCCACTCCAAAATCCGGCAGATTCggttccgccgccgccgcatcCTCATCCTCTTCCACATATTCGTCCGCGGCCGTGCTCCGGCCTTCCGTCGCTCTCCCCTCTCGCCACTTCAGCGCCGAGTCTG AAACTGTTGTGTCGAAGAAGAGAGTAGAGGATGTAATGCCAATCGCTACTGGTCACGAACGTGAAGAGCTCGAAGCGGAGCTTCAA GGGAAGAAGATTCTGGACATCGACTTCCCTGAAGGTCCTTTTGGTACTAAG GAAGCACCTGCTGTCGTCAAGTCCTACTATGACAAAAGAATTGTAGGATGCCCTGGAGGTGAAGGCG AAGATGAGCATGATGTTGTTTGGTTTTGGCTGGAGAAGGGCAAGCCACATGAATGTCCTGTGTGTTCACAATATTTTGTG TTGGAGGTTGTTGGCCCTGGAGGACCTCCTGATGGTCATGGTGATGATGAGGATGGTCATCATCACTGA
- the LOC116010987 gene encoding uncharacterized protein LOC116010987, with protein sequence MTDAWTDRKRRSIMNLCVNSRLGTVFLSSKECSMEAHTSQFIFEYVKHVIQQVGEGNVVQIVTDNALNNMGVAKLLREKMPLIFWTCCATHSINLMLESIAGLPRFSRVLQQAKALTIFIYAHHKTLAMMRSFTKKRDIVRPGVTRFASAFLTLQSLAGKKVELKAMFTSNEWDECKFAKTVKGKQAYSTVLSHAFWQGVALWLKVFASLVKVLRIVDQDKKPSMGFVYGELMQAKEEIKNALNGVEKNYEPIIRIIEEKIQNRLDTPLHLMAYLLNPYYHYKDPRLHLDHFISMGCVEFLETYYFGDLEMQNKILMDELSKYKKKEGMFGKLIAAKGYESSDGQYDLDWLVNDEVVVGDEVEDGDEELDEEALRPRRSSRLRELEEDNFESESEEEVDVDVDIEFEDDENHVIDQYGQGDGEDNLES encoded by the exons ATGACTGATGCTTGGACAGATAGGAAGAGAAGAAGCATCATGAACTTGTGTGTCAATTCAAGGTTGGGCACTGTGTTTTTATCTTCTAAAGAATGTTCAATGGAGGCACACACAAGTCAGTTCATATTTGAGTATGTGAAGCATGTCATTCAACAAGTAGGAGAGGGGAATGTTGTTCAAATTGTCACCGATAATGCCTTGAACAACATGGGAGTAGCTAAATTGTTGAGGGAGAAGATGCCACTGATATTTTGGACTTGTTGTGCAACACATTCCATTAATTTAATGCTTGAAAGCATTGCAG GTTTACCACGGTTTAGTAGAGTTCTTCAGCAAGCAAAGGCTTTGACTATCTTCATCTATGCACATCATAAAACTTTGGCAATGATGAGATCCTTTACAAAGAAGCGTGACATTGTCCGGCCAGGTGTGACTAGGTTTGCTTCTGCATTTCTTACGTTACAGAGTTTAGCTGGTAAGAAAGTAGAATTAAAGGCTATGTTTACAAGCAATGAATGGGATGAGTGTAAGTTTGCCAAGACAGTTAAAGGGAAACAAGCTTATTCTACTGTATTGAGTCATGCATTTTGGCAAGGGGTTGCATTATGGTTGAAGGTTTTTGCATCATTGGTAAAGGTGCTTCGTATTGTTGATCAAGACAAGAAACCTTCAATGGGATTTGTTTATGGTGAGCTTATGCAAGCaaaagaagaaattaagaatGCATTGAATGgagttgaaaaaaattatgagcCTATTATTAGAATAATCGAAGAGAAGATACAAAATAGGCTAGATACTCCACTTCATTTGATGGCTTACTTGTTGAATCCTTATTACCACTATAAGGATCCTCGGCTTCATTTGGATCATTTCATTTCTATGGGATGTGTTGAGTTCCTTGAGACTTATTATTTTGGAGACTTAGAAATGCAAAACAAGATTTTAATGGATGAATTGTCCAAGTATAAGAAGAAAGAAGGAATGTTTGGAAAATTAATTGCGGCAAAAGGATATGAGTCCAGTGATGGACAATATGATCTAG ATTGGCTTGTTAATGATGAAGTTGTGGTTGGAGATGAAGTTGAGGATGGAGATGAGGAACTTGATGAGGAAGCACTAAGACCACGCCGAAGTTCTAGATTAAGAGAGCTTGAAGAAGATAATTTTGAATCCGAAAGTGAAGAAGAAGTTGATGTGGATGTGGATATTgagtttgaagatgatgaaaatcaTGTCATTGATCAATATGGACAAGGAGATGGAGAAGACAACCTTGAAAGTTAA